Below is a window of Myxococcaceae bacterium JPH2 DNA.
TGCCCTCCGGCTGGCGACCCTCGGCCTTGGCCCGGACCGGATCGAAGTCCACGAACCAGGACCGGAACAGCGCCTGGGCCATGGCCTCCAGGGTCCGGTTCATGCGGCGGTTGAGGTCGATTTTGTCGTCGAGGGCGCCCAAAACCCCTGCGATTGCTTTTTGCTCATCGAGCGGAGGCAACCGCACGGGACACGCTTCGATGCGTCCGGGAGAGGTGTGGAGGATCTTCGTGCCGGAGGCGGTTTGAAACAGATGCTGGTTGAATGGCCGCGAGAGGAACACCCAGTACAGGTAGTCGAGGCTCGCGGCATCGCGGCGCTGAAGCACGACCTTCCCCAAACGCTGGTTGTGGAGGTACGTCCTTCCGTCGTTCGGAACGCGAGCAGGAATCCCTAGGATCTCGCCTCCCGCCGTCTGGCAGGTCATCACCAGAAGCACGTCGCCAGGAGCCAGCTCATACTCCTTCGGGTACTCGCCCGTGTACTCCTTCACGGCGGTTGAATCGAATCGAAACCCGCCCGAGTAATTGAAGTTGCCGATGGCAACCACGATGGGGCGGCCCGTCAACTCGTCGGAGAACAACTCGCTCCGGAACGGCCACCCATGCCGAACCGAGACGAGATCGCCAAGTCGAACTTCCGTCCAGGCACCGCTCATCGGTTCGCACCACCTAGCCGACGAAGGTTCTCCCGGATCGCCGCTTCCAGCCGCGCCCCTTCGGAGAACTGTGCTTCCAGGGTCGAGGTTAGGCGGTGGAACTTCGCGGCGAAGGGCTCATCATCATCCTGCACGTCCTCGGCGCCCACGTACCGGCCAGGGGTCAGGACGAAGCCGTGGCTGCTGATCTCCTCCAGCCGCGCGGCCTTGCAGAAGCCGGCCACGTCCTCGTACTTGCCGGCGCCCTTGTCCCCGCGCCAAGCATGGTAGGTGGCTGCCACGCGGGCGATCTCTTCGTCGGTCAGCTCCCGGTGAGTCCGATCCACCATCCGCCCGAGCTTCCGGGCGTCGATGAAGAGCGTCTTGCCGCGCCGGTCCCGCAGCCTGTTGTTCTTCTTGTCGCGTGCCAGGAACCACAGGCACACCGGGATTTGCGTCGAGTAGAAGAGCTGGCCCGGCAGAGCCACCATGCAGTCCACCAGGTCAGCCTCGATGATCGCCCGGCGGATCTCTCCTTCGCCGCTCTGGTTCGAGGACATGCTGCCGTTGGCGAGCACGAATCCGGCCGTGCCAGTAGGGGCCAAGTGGTGAATGAAGTGCTGCACCCAGGCGAAGTTGGCGTTGCCGGCCGGCGGGACACCGAATTTCCACCGGACATCCTCGCGCAGACGCTCCCCGCCCCAGTCGCTGTCGTTGAAGGGCGGGTTCGCCAGCACATAGTCGGCCTTGAGGTCCTTGTGCTGGTTCCGATGGAAGCTGTCGGCGTTCTCCGGTCCGAGGTTCGCGTCGATGCCCCGGATCGCCAGGTTCATCTTCGCCAAGCGCCAGGTCGTGGGGTTCGACTCCTGCCCAAAGATGCTGATGTCCCCCAGCCTGCCACCATGCGCCTCCACGAACTTCTCGCTCTGCACGAACATGCCGCCTGACCCGCAGCAGGGGTCGTAGACGCGGCCCCGGTAGGGCGCGAGCATCTCCACCAGCAGCTTCACGACGGGGCGCGGCGTGTAGAACTGGCCGCTGTTCTTGCCCTC
It encodes the following:
- a CDS encoding N-6 DNA methylase, giving the protein MDLSSRLPPQQRRSALEQLSRDRLIRLSDHFGLDVGDRRVAENHIDAIIRSRSVDFGELLGLLKREELQSICEALGLDRGGREKEVLVRRILNLGEADDEAGPAAEDVSVDTLPQAGIRKQARTSKNGGDLGFEATLWQAADKLRNNLDAAEYKHVVLGLIFLKYVSDAFEERRTQLLAEADQGADPEDPDEYRAENFFWVPREARWAQLQAQAKQSTIGKLVDDAMVAIERDNPSLKSVLPKEYARPGLDKQRLGELIDLVGSIGLGDRENRSKDILGRVYEYFLSEFASAEGKNSGQFYTPRPVVKLLVEMLAPYRGRVYDPCCGSGGMFVQSEKFVEAHGGRLGDISIFGQESNPTTWRLAKMNLAIRGIDANLGPENADSFHRNQHKDLKADYVLANPPFNDSDWGGERLREDVRWKFGVPPAGNANFAWVQHFIHHLAPTGTAGFVLANGSMSSNQSGEGEIRRAIIEADLVDCMVALPGQLFYSTQIPVCLWFLARDKKNNRLRDRRGKTLFIDARKLGRMVDRTHRELTDEEIARVAATYHAWRGDKGAGKYEDVAGFCKAARLEEISSHGFVLTPGRYVGAEDVQDDDEPFAAKFHRLTSTLEAQFSEGARLEAAIRENLRRLGGANR